GCTCATCGCACCTCACCCGCGCTTCGTGCCCGAAACGGCATGGGGTTCAGAAGGTCCCCGGTTCAAATCCGGGCGCCCCGACCAAGCCCGCCGCTCGCGCGCTGCGCGGCCTGGCGGAGCAGCCGGGCGACCCGGCTCGGGCCCCGCGCCGCGTGGCCGCGCTCGCGCGGCTGCCGGCGGGTGCGCCTGTCATCTCGTGCTGGCCGGTAGGAAGAGCGCGTCGGTGTGCTCGTCGCGGAGCGCGGCCAGGGTCGCGGGCAGAGACGCCATCTCGCGGACCTGCGCCGCGTTTCCGCTCGCGAGCAGATCGTCGCGGAGGACGTAGCCCGCGAAGTGGCTGCGCGCGGTGGCGACGAACGCGTCGACGCCGCCGTGCGCGGACAGCCCGGGCGGCCAGAGCTCGACGAAGAGCGGCGCGCCGGCCGCCCAGAGCGCCTTGCCGCTCTCGATCACCTGCTGCTCGTGGCCCTGCGTGTCGCTCCACACCAAGGCCACCTCCGCGGGCGCGATGCCCTGCTCCGCGACGAGCTCGTCGAGCGGAATCGCCGGGACCTGCACACGCGCGCCTCCGCTCGAGCCCGCGCCGAAGCCCTGCGCGCCGCCGGTGACCGCCTCGGAGCGCGCGGGGTCGTCGTGCACGACCATCTCGAGCGTGCCGCGCGCGGTGGAGATCGCCGCGTTCACCGCCGCGACCTGCGCCGACAGGCCGTTCTGCTCGACGTTCCGGCGCAGGTACGCGTGGGTCGCGGGCACGGGCTCGACCGAGACGACGCGCAGACCCGTCGCGCGCGCGAGCGGGATGCCGGGCGAGCCGAGGTTCGCGCCGATGTCGATCACCGCGCCGCGCGGCTGCGCGAGGCGGCCGGTGCGCGCGACCCAGGCGAGCACGGCGCGGATCTCGCGCGACTGGTGGGCGCCCTCCACGAAGCAGTTGGCCGCGACCGAGAAGCGGCCGACCGGCACCGTCCAGTGGATGCCGTCGCGCTCGAAGCTGACCTCGCGCGCGCGGCCCTGCAGCGCCGCCCAGACGAGGCGCCGGACATGCCGCTCCGCCTTCGCGCCGGCGCCGCGCAAGTCGGCGAGCCACGCCCGGAGCGACAGCCGGACGAGAAAGCTCGGCGAGCGCGCCATCGGGTCGCGCGCGCTCAGCCGGCGCTCTGCGCGAGCGCGGCGCGCGCGCCCAGGCGGTCCGTGATCACGCGGACCGCGCGAACCTCGCCGCCCTCG
Above is a window of Myxococcota bacterium DNA encoding:
- a CDS encoding FkbM family methyltransferase, with protein sequence MARSPSFLVRLSLRAWLADLRGAGAKAERHVRRLVWAALQGRAREVSFERDGIHWTVPVGRFSVAANCFVEGAHQSREIRAVLAWVARTGRLAQPRGAVIDIGANLGSPGIPLARATGLRVVSVEPVPATHAYLRRNVEQNGLSAQVAAVNAAISTARGTLEMVVHDDPARSEAVTGGAQGFGAGSSGGARVQVPAIPLDELVAEQGIAPAEVALVWSDTQGHEQQVIESGKALWAAGAPLFVELWPPGLSAHGGVDAFVATARSHFAGYVLRDDLLASGNAAQVREMASLPATLAALRDEHTDALFLPASTR